One region of Megalopta genalis isolate 19385.01 chromosome 15, iyMegGena1_principal, whole genome shotgun sequence genomic DNA includes:
- the LOC117223832 gene encoding uncharacterized protein LOC117223832 isoform X1, translated as MSFSKAKIQRFNEFKNNVPPPGAYNPKFETKVKGTVIEKTERFHDNKSVVSAECNLSVSGKSTSVIAGFRTPQLPRKKITTRPCSKAKPRALIMPSDNKLKYKSEHQLADLQIECENKDKTIQEYEKLIEEIKENREALELQLEELHKKQVEVDDQYKKDIEIMAKLQLEVLNNQDEKHQAEMMRLRCQFLEISEEREHEFRARKMIESDLRSRIEDLTKRITKLESELQNKKLDNEEKIRKIEKEVEELQMKLQKLNETRIQEINLLGHEKLDLNSRISSLTDQLAECEEKLKKAIAENDDKVSASQVNTMIREATSAVEEEMRLTAERYKICLSRVEKERAELDERLLQKDAEISRLSIILEDLKTSAEAQESFGQSLQMELDRAETELAEKKEELRALKDQIRTEAAEMVARKKRFEVIMADNQASVAALTKRLAQSNVEVERLQRELKRGEDYITEHRDLLNIMRNNSQIVHAQVHALMEQLDAKKGLVNELEVETLNEVESVRSIFESKIEDLSQIVAKEVTKLKTDCEAKDAQNAEMRSQLHEMANHLNGARDMLLQLEEWNDAQELEISRVELFNYKLNEQLKKSKLAMEEANHSLETQSVKHKIAMDEANAKIQELSNTIRILEERNGSMQNKTEALNEEKVRREAAEEEVRKLREHNARLMNDHQEISEKYAEIIGHQNHKQRIKHVSQLKDKINQLEQDMRSKIKKIEQQQKTIEKLKMEDKRIHSKGKENVISVPKHTHTTPLSSPLKPLTPLRSRND; from the exons ATGTCGTTTTCAAAAGCCAAGATCCAGAGGTTCAACGAATTCAAAA ACAACGTTCCACCACCAGGAGCGTACAATCCGAAATTCGAAACAAAGGTGAAAGGGACTGTAATCGAAAAAACCGAGAGATTTCACGATAATAAAAGCGTAGTGAGTGCTGAATGCAATTTGTCTGTTTCCGGCAAAAGCACTAGTGTGATAGCAGGTTTCAGAACG CCACAGCTTCCGCGAAAAAAAATTACTACAAGACCATGTTCAAAGGCAAAGCCGCGGGCACTCATTATGCCCAGCgacaacaaattaaaatataaatcggAACACCAACTAGCAGATCTTCAGATAGAATGCGAAAATAAAGACAAAACCATACAAGAATACGAGAAATTAATTGAGGAAATCAAAGAAAATCGGGAGGCATTGGAATTGCAACTAGAGGAACTGCATAAAAAACAAGTGGAAGTGGATGACCAATATAAGAAAGACATCGAGATAATG GCAAAATTGCAGTTAGAAGTGTTAAATAACCAGGATGAGAAGCACCAAGCAGAAATGATGCGTCTGCGTTGTCAATTTTTAGAAATTTCAGAAGAAAGAGAACACGAATTTCGTGCTAGGAAAATGATAGAAAGCGATCTTAGGAGTCGCATCGAGGATTTAACCAAAAGAATAACTAAGTTGGAGTCTGAATTGCAAAACAAGAAACTAGATAACGAAGAAAAA ATaaggaaaattgaaaaagaggTTGAAGAGTTGCAAATGAAGTTACAGAAATTGAATGAAACACGCATACAGGAAATCAATCTGTTGGGACACGAAAAATTGGACTTAAATTCACGAATTAGTAGTTTAACTGATCAACTGGCCGAATGCGAAGAAAAACTGAAGAAAGCAATCGCCGAGAACGACGACAAAGTAAGCGCCTCTCAA GTGAACACAATGATTCGGGAGGCTACATCGGCTGTAGAAGAAGAAATGCGACTGACGGCAGAAAGGTATAAAATATGTTTATCTCGGGTAGAAAAGGAACGGGCGGAATTGGACGAAAGATTATTGCAAAAAGATGCTGAAATTTCTAGACTCTCCATAATTCTTGAGGACTTGAAGACCTCTGCGGAAGCTCAG GAGAGCTTTGGCCAAAGTTTGCAAATGGAACTAGATCGAGCAGAAACTGAATTGGcagaaaaaaaggaagaatTGAGGGCTCTGAAAGATCAGATACGTACAGAAGCAGCAGAGATGGTGGCTAGAAAAAAGAg ATTTGAAGTCATAATGGCAGACAACCAAGCATCGGTGGCCGCTTTGACTAAACGATTAGCGCAAAGCAATGTTGAAGTAGAAAGACTGCAACGTGAATTAAAACGTGGAGAGGACTACATAACCGAACATCGAGATTTATTAAACATTATGCGCAATAATTCACAAATAGTACATGCACAAGTGCATGCCTTGATGGAGCAATTAGATGCTAAAAAGGGATTAGTCAATGAACTGGAAGTCGAAACATTGAACGAAGTTGAATCGGTCAGATCTATATTCGAAtcgaaaatcgaagatttgAGTCAAATAGTGGCGAAAGAAGTAACGAAGTTAAAAACCGATTGTGAAGCAAAAGATGCTCAAAATGCCGAG ATGAGAAGCCAACTACATGAAATGGCCAATCACCTGAATGGAGCACGAGATATGTTACTACAATTGGAAGAATGGAACGATGCTCAGGAGCTTGAAATTTCAAGAGTGGAATTGTTTAATTATAAACTTAACGAACAGTTAAAGAAAAGTAAATTAGCAATGGAGgaagctaatcattcgcttGAAACGCAATCTGTAAAACATAAGATTGCCATGGACGAg GCGAACGCAAAGATTCAAGAACTTTCGAATACAATTAGAATCCTTGAGGAGAGGAATGgttctatgcaaaataagacTGAAGCATTGAATGAAGAAAAAGTACGTCGGGAAGCAGCGGAAGA GGAAGTTAGAAAACTTCGTGAACACAATGCGCGTCTCATGAATGATCATCAAGAGATTAGTGAAAAGTATGCAGAAATAATTGGCCATCAGAATCATAAACAGAGAATCAAGCATGTATCACAATTGAAAGATAAGATCAATCAATTAGAGCAG GATATGCGTTCCAAGATAAAGAAGATAgaacaacaacagaaaacaaTTGAAAAGTTAAAGATGGAAGATAAGCGTATACATAGCAAAGGGAAAGAAAATGTAATCAGTGTTCCTAAGCATACACATACGACACCTTTATCATCTCCCCTTAAACCATTAACGCCTCTAAGAAGTAGAAATGACTAA
- the LOC117223832 gene encoding uncharacterized protein LOC117223832 isoform X2: MSFSKAKIQRFNEFKNNVPPPGAYNPKFETKVKGTVIEKTERFHDNKSVVSAECNLSVSGKSTSVIAGFRTPQLPRKKITTRPCSKAKPRALIMPSDNKLKYKSEHQLADLQIECENKDKTIQEYEKLIEEIKENREALELQLEELHKKQVEVDDQYKKDIEIMAKLQLEVLNNQDEKHQAEMMRLRCQFLEISEEREHEFRARKMIESDLRSRIEDLTKRITKLESELQNKKLDNEEKIRKIEKEVEELQMKLQKLNETRIQEINLLGHEKLDLNSRISSLTDQLAECEEKLKKAIAENDDKVNTMIREATSAVEEEMRLTAERYKICLSRVEKERAELDERLLQKDAEISRLSIILEDLKTSAEAQESFGQSLQMELDRAETELAEKKEELRALKDQIRTEAAEMVARKKRFEVIMADNQASVAALTKRLAQSNVEVERLQRELKRGEDYITEHRDLLNIMRNNSQIVHAQVHALMEQLDAKKGLVNELEVETLNEVESVRSIFESKIEDLSQIVAKEVTKLKTDCEAKDAQNAEMRSQLHEMANHLNGARDMLLQLEEWNDAQELEISRVELFNYKLNEQLKKSKLAMEEANHSLETQSVKHKIAMDEANAKIQELSNTIRILEERNGSMQNKTEALNEEKVRREAAEEEVRKLREHNARLMNDHQEISEKYAEIIGHQNHKQRIKHVSQLKDKINQLEQDMRSKIKKIEQQQKTIEKLKMEDKRIHSKGKENVISVPKHTHTTPLSSPLKPLTPLRSRND; this comes from the exons ATGTCGTTTTCAAAAGCCAAGATCCAGAGGTTCAACGAATTCAAAA ACAACGTTCCACCACCAGGAGCGTACAATCCGAAATTCGAAACAAAGGTGAAAGGGACTGTAATCGAAAAAACCGAGAGATTTCACGATAATAAAAGCGTAGTGAGTGCTGAATGCAATTTGTCTGTTTCCGGCAAAAGCACTAGTGTGATAGCAGGTTTCAGAACG CCACAGCTTCCGCGAAAAAAAATTACTACAAGACCATGTTCAAAGGCAAAGCCGCGGGCACTCATTATGCCCAGCgacaacaaattaaaatataaatcggAACACCAACTAGCAGATCTTCAGATAGAATGCGAAAATAAAGACAAAACCATACAAGAATACGAGAAATTAATTGAGGAAATCAAAGAAAATCGGGAGGCATTGGAATTGCAACTAGAGGAACTGCATAAAAAACAAGTGGAAGTGGATGACCAATATAAGAAAGACATCGAGATAATG GCAAAATTGCAGTTAGAAGTGTTAAATAACCAGGATGAGAAGCACCAAGCAGAAATGATGCGTCTGCGTTGTCAATTTTTAGAAATTTCAGAAGAAAGAGAACACGAATTTCGTGCTAGGAAAATGATAGAAAGCGATCTTAGGAGTCGCATCGAGGATTTAACCAAAAGAATAACTAAGTTGGAGTCTGAATTGCAAAACAAGAAACTAGATAACGAAGAAAAA ATaaggaaaattgaaaaagaggTTGAAGAGTTGCAAATGAAGTTACAGAAATTGAATGAAACACGCATACAGGAAATCAATCTGTTGGGACACGAAAAATTGGACTTAAATTCACGAATTAGTAGTTTAACTGATCAACTGGCCGAATGCGAAGAAAAACTGAAGAAAGCAATCGCCGAGAACGACGACAAA GTGAACACAATGATTCGGGAGGCTACATCGGCTGTAGAAGAAGAAATGCGACTGACGGCAGAAAGGTATAAAATATGTTTATCTCGGGTAGAAAAGGAACGGGCGGAATTGGACGAAAGATTATTGCAAAAAGATGCTGAAATTTCTAGACTCTCCATAATTCTTGAGGACTTGAAGACCTCTGCGGAAGCTCAG GAGAGCTTTGGCCAAAGTTTGCAAATGGAACTAGATCGAGCAGAAACTGAATTGGcagaaaaaaaggaagaatTGAGGGCTCTGAAAGATCAGATACGTACAGAAGCAGCAGAGATGGTGGCTAGAAAAAAGAg ATTTGAAGTCATAATGGCAGACAACCAAGCATCGGTGGCCGCTTTGACTAAACGATTAGCGCAAAGCAATGTTGAAGTAGAAAGACTGCAACGTGAATTAAAACGTGGAGAGGACTACATAACCGAACATCGAGATTTATTAAACATTATGCGCAATAATTCACAAATAGTACATGCACAAGTGCATGCCTTGATGGAGCAATTAGATGCTAAAAAGGGATTAGTCAATGAACTGGAAGTCGAAACATTGAACGAAGTTGAATCGGTCAGATCTATATTCGAAtcgaaaatcgaagatttgAGTCAAATAGTGGCGAAAGAAGTAACGAAGTTAAAAACCGATTGTGAAGCAAAAGATGCTCAAAATGCCGAG ATGAGAAGCCAACTACATGAAATGGCCAATCACCTGAATGGAGCACGAGATATGTTACTACAATTGGAAGAATGGAACGATGCTCAGGAGCTTGAAATTTCAAGAGTGGAATTGTTTAATTATAAACTTAACGAACAGTTAAAGAAAAGTAAATTAGCAATGGAGgaagctaatcattcgcttGAAACGCAATCTGTAAAACATAAGATTGCCATGGACGAg GCGAACGCAAAGATTCAAGAACTTTCGAATACAATTAGAATCCTTGAGGAGAGGAATGgttctatgcaaaataagacTGAAGCATTGAATGAAGAAAAAGTACGTCGGGAAGCAGCGGAAGA GGAAGTTAGAAAACTTCGTGAACACAATGCGCGTCTCATGAATGATCATCAAGAGATTAGTGAAAAGTATGCAGAAATAATTGGCCATCAGAATCATAAACAGAGAATCAAGCATGTATCACAATTGAAAGATAAGATCAATCAATTAGAGCAG GATATGCGTTCCAAGATAAAGAAGATAgaacaacaacagaaaacaaTTGAAAAGTTAAAGATGGAAGATAAGCGTATACATAGCAAAGGGAAAGAAAATGTAATCAGTGTTCCTAAGCATACACATACGACACCTTTATCATCTCCCCTTAAACCATTAACGCCTCTAAGAAGTAGAAATGACTAA
- the Ostgamma gene encoding oligosaccharide transferase gamma subunit isoform X2 has translation MDYRNYIIFLGLILSLNYVCCQYRTKNTQGSSLSDRVQQLTELALTRPVIKFNGAKFKEYVRTTPRNYSVIVMFTAMAPQRQCQICRHANDEFVIVANSFRYLQSHSKRLFFASVDFDEGSDVFQMMRLSTAPVYMHFPPKGKPKPADTLDIQRIGFGAEAIAKWISERTDIQIRVFRPPNYSGTVAIIMLLVLIGGFLYVRRNNLDFIYNKTIWGLGAMFFTLTMTSGQMWNHIRAPPFIHKSASGNVAYIHASSQGQFILETYIVMVLNGAVVLGMILITEAASRKGDVKKRRIFAAIGAGLVVIFFSLLLSIFRNKAQGYPYSEE, from the exons AtggattatagaaattatattatatttttaggaTTAATTTTGAGTTTAAATTACGTTTGCTGCCAATATAGGACCAAAAAC aCCCAAGGCTCTTCCTTGTCAGATCGTGTACAACAATTAACAGAATTGGCTCTGACAAGACCTGTAATAAAATTTAATGGtgcaaaatttaaagaatatgtGCGCACTACGCCAAGAAACTATTCTGTTATAGTCATGTTTACTGCTATGGCACCACAAAGACAATGTCAAATATGCAG ACATGCAAATGATGAATTCGTTATAGTGGCAAAttcattcagatacttgcagtcCCACTCAAAAAGACTATTCTTTGCTTCTGTAGATTTTGATGAAGGATCAGATGTTTTCCAAATG ATGAGATTAAGTACTGCTCCAGTATATATGCACTTTCCACCAAAAGGTAAGCCAAAGCCGGCAGATACCTTGGACATCCAAAGAATAGGATTTGGGGCAGAAGCCATTGCAAAATGGATATCTGAACGCACTGATATTCAG ATTAGAGTATTTAGACCTCCAAACTATTCTGGTACAGTAGCAATAATAATGTTACTAGTACTTATTGGAGGTTTCCTTTACGTGAGACGTAATAACTTAGATTTCATTTACAATAAAACAATATGGGGACTTGGTGCAATG TTCTTTACCCTTACAATGACATCTGGGCAAATGTGGAATCACATTAGAGCACCTCCATTTATACATAAATCAGCTAGTGGAAATGTGGCCTACATTCACGCTTCGTCTCAAGGGCAATTTATTTTGGAAACATACATAGTGATGGTTTTAA ACGGTGCTGTAGTATTAGGTATGATTTTAATAACTGAAGCTGCATCTCGTAAAGGTGATGTAAAAAAACGGCGAATATTTGCTGCTATAGGCGCTGGATTAGTCGTCATTTTCTTCAGCCTGTTATTATCCATATTTAGGAATAAAGCACAGGGGTATCCTTACAG TGAAGAATAA
- the Ostgamma gene encoding oligosaccharide transferase gamma subunit isoform X1 has product MDYRNYIIFLGLILSLNYVCCQYRTKNTQGSSLSDRVQQLTELALTRPVIKFNGAKFKEYVRTTPRNYSVIVMFTAMAPQRQCQICRHANDEFVIVANSFRYLQSHSKRLFFASVDFDEGSDVFQMMRLSTAPVYMHFPPKGKPKPADTLDIQRIGFGAEAIAKWISERTDIQIRVFRPPNYSGTVAIIMLLVLIGGFLYVRRNNLDFIYNKTIWGLGAMFFTLTMTSGQMWNHIRAPPFIHKSASGNVAYIHASSQGQFILETYIVMVLNGAVVLGMILITEAASRKGDVKKRRIFAAIGAGLVVIFFSLLLSIFRNKAQGYPYSLLFK; this is encoded by the exons AtggattatagaaattatattatatttttaggaTTAATTTTGAGTTTAAATTACGTTTGCTGCCAATATAGGACCAAAAAC aCCCAAGGCTCTTCCTTGTCAGATCGTGTACAACAATTAACAGAATTGGCTCTGACAAGACCTGTAATAAAATTTAATGGtgcaaaatttaaagaatatgtGCGCACTACGCCAAGAAACTATTCTGTTATAGTCATGTTTACTGCTATGGCACCACAAAGACAATGTCAAATATGCAG ACATGCAAATGATGAATTCGTTATAGTGGCAAAttcattcagatacttgcagtcCCACTCAAAAAGACTATTCTTTGCTTCTGTAGATTTTGATGAAGGATCAGATGTTTTCCAAATG ATGAGATTAAGTACTGCTCCAGTATATATGCACTTTCCACCAAAAGGTAAGCCAAAGCCGGCAGATACCTTGGACATCCAAAGAATAGGATTTGGGGCAGAAGCCATTGCAAAATGGATATCTGAACGCACTGATATTCAG ATTAGAGTATTTAGACCTCCAAACTATTCTGGTACAGTAGCAATAATAATGTTACTAGTACTTATTGGAGGTTTCCTTTACGTGAGACGTAATAACTTAGATTTCATTTACAATAAAACAATATGGGGACTTGGTGCAATG TTCTTTACCCTTACAATGACATCTGGGCAAATGTGGAATCACATTAGAGCACCTCCATTTATACATAAATCAGCTAGTGGAAATGTGGCCTACATTCACGCTTCGTCTCAAGGGCAATTTATTTTGGAAACATACATAGTGATGGTTTTAA ACGGTGCTGTAGTATTAGGTATGATTTTAATAACTGAAGCTGCATCTCGTAAAGGTGATGTAAAAAAACGGCGAATATTTGCTGCTATAGGCGCTGGATTAGTCGTCATTTTCTTCAGCCTGTTATTATCCATATTTAGGAATAAAGCACAGGGGTATCCTTACAG TTTGCTATTCAAGTAA
- the LOC117223828 gene encoding polyprenal reductase codes for MQVNLISIAFLLATLSLGIVGLLITYIESYLPVLITRSYRYGKFSDNTYQPHVMKIEIPKRWFKHFYVFAAPFSSYVFYLVLHKYLWNGDIPENVIWMLNMFLGTNRRALVSPESTFVVALVLTIHCWKRFYESHYISIFSDKKINMFHYTMGFYHYFGTLVCIIGESEGFVEGSQNNFSWKNITYTHMICACIILLSSYAQFRANCILSGLRKDKTGEITSTAYKIPHGGLFEYVSGALQITEIIIYVLISVIFWQSSTYHYVTIWVIVNQIATAVLTHKWYIQTFQNYPKSRKILLPYIF; via the exons ATGCAAGTCAACTTAATATCTATTGCATTTCTTCTTGCTACATTGTCCCTTGGTATTGTTGGCTTATTAATTACCTATATAGAATCTTATTTACCTGTTTTAATAACGCGTTCATATCGTTATGGTAAATTTTCTGATAATACATATCAGCCACATGTAATGAAAATAGAAATACCTAAAAG atGGTTTAAACATTTTTATGTGTTTGCTGCACCTTTCTCAAGTTATGTATTTTATCTGGTACTTCATAAATATCTGTGGAATGGTGATATACCTGAAAACGTCATATGGATGTTAAATATGTTTCTAGGAACAAATAGACGAGCATTAG tgTCTCCAGAAAGTACATTTGTAGTTGCCTTGGTTTTGACTATTCATTGCTGGAAAAGATTTTATGAATCACACTATATAAGCATTTTCAGTGATAAAAAGATAAATATGTTTCATTACACAATGGGATTCTATCATTATTTTGGTACTTTAGTATGTATTATAGGTGAATCTGAAGGATttgttgaag GTTCACAAAACAATTTCTCCTGGAAAAATATAACTTATACTCATATGATATGTGCATGTATTATCTTATTGTCATCATATGCTCAATTTAGAGCAAATTGTATTCTTAGTGGTTTACGGAAAGATAAAACTGGTGAAATCACATCTACAGCATATAAGATACCACATGGTGGTCTCTTTGAATACGTATCAGGTGCTTTACAAATTACAGAGATCATTATCTATGTATTAATTTCTGTGATATTTTGGCAAAGTTCAACATATCATTATGTTACAATATGGGTCATAGTAAACCAG atAGCTACTGCAGTATTAACACATAAGTGGTACATACAAACATTTCAGAATTATCCAAAATCTAGAAAAATTCTATTACCTTATATCTTCTAA
- the LOC117219535 gene encoding TNF receptor-associated factor 6: MAKSGNVKECTIGIEESILCGDGMKEYLEPRFECPICLTWLRDPVLTSCGHKFCSQCIYTWLQKEGACCPVDSQPLKSESDLFRDLYTSREISQQRTPCLYQQFGCEIKLSPVDMEAHINQCIYKRSLPDSQNIYCHFKNVGCIEIFHTEDDLHTHLETNISLHLTMILKTLPQSSLAQNHANALTAESKLWDPPPKSATSLVNSEPPMEWQQLLKNLYERIVTLEQQNRELSITVSNQKTQLTTLQTSLRFNQEEMFLRSCNGVYIWRLHSFQDKLESMINDPLKMFYSPGFYTSPNGYKICARINISSKDSEFLSLLLHIMKSENDDGLDWPFNGIMYFILVHPHDYEKDIREITSSRPDLEAFRKPVCELNKRSFGYTEYVRIRDLTDFLHNDYLIFRIEVRVQDKFTISM; the protein is encoded by the exons ATGGCCAAATCCGGTAATGTTAAAGAATGTACTATTGGTATAGAAGAAAGTATTCTC TGTGGTGATGGTATGAAAGAATACCTTGAGCCTAGATTTGAGTGTCCTATTTGTTTAACCTGGCTACGCGATCCAGTTTTAACATCTTGTGGTCATAAATTCTGTTCGCAATGTATATACACTTGGCTTCA aAAGGAAGGTGCTTGTTGTCCAGTTGATAGTCAGCCATTAAAGTCTGAAAGTGATTTGTTCAGAGATTTATATACGAGCAGAGAAATATCACAACAACGTACACCTTGTCTTTATCAACAGTTCGGTTGTGAAATTAAACTATCTCCAGTGGATATGGAAGCTCATATTAATCAATGTATATATAAAAGAAGTCTTCCAGATTCACAAAATATTTATTGTCATTTTAAAAATGTTGGCTGTATAGAAATTTTTCACACCGAAGATGATTTACATACACACTTAGAAACAAATATTAGTCTTCATTTAACT ATGATTTTAAAAACATTACCACAATCATCTCTAGCCCAAAATCATGCTAATGCACTAACTGCTGAGTCAAAATTATGGGACCCACCACCCAAAAGTGCAACATCTTTAGTTAATAGTGAACCACCAATGGAGTGGCAGCAGTTATTAAA gaatCTGTATGAGAGAATAGTAACATTGGAGCAACAAAATAGAGAACTTTCTATTACTGTGTCTAATCAAAAGACTCAACTTACTACTTTACAAACTTCTTTGAGATTTAATCAAGAAGAAATGTTTTTACGTAGCTGTAATGGTGTATATATTTGGAGATTGCATTCTTTCCAGGACAAGCTTGAAAGTATGATAAATGATCCCTTAAAAATGTTTTACAGTCCTGGTTTTTATACTAGCCCTAATGGATATAAGATTTGTGCCAGAAttaatatatcttcaaaagatTCAGAATTTCTCTCATTACTTCTACATATAATGAAGTCAGAAAATGATGATGGTTTAGATTGGCCATTTAATGGTATAATGTACTTTATTTTAGTCCATCCGCATGATTATGAAAAAGACATACGAGAAATAACTTCATCTAGGCCAGATTTAGAAGCATTTAGAAAACCAGTCTGTgaattgaacaaacgaagtTTTGGTTATACGGAATATGTACGAATACGAGATTTAACAGATTTTTTGCATAATGATTACTTAATTTTTAGAATTGAAGTTCGTGTCCAAGATAAGTTTACAATATCAATGTAA